A stretch of DNA from Anaerobacillus isosaccharinicus:
TCTTCCATTGAAAATAAAAGAAGCATCCGACACAATACCCCATTAACGCAACTGTTACAGCAACGAAAACCATACCAACAAATAGCCAAGTAATCCAACTTGCTGTGAAAAAGTATACTAGCACAGCAATTGTTAATAACGTAGCTGCAATTGTCTGGTTAAATCGCTGTAATTCTGCTGCCTCGGTTTTCCCTCCGTTTATTTTTGGAAACATCCGTTTTGCAATGTGAAAGGCAATATTTCCTTTTGAGCCTATAATCAATGGCGTAATGACAAAAAGGAAAGTCACCAATAACAGCCAACTATTTTGGAGCACAATTGAACTAAGTGTTAGTACAGCTAAAATTACCTGGTTTGTACGTATATAGTTAATCGGAATATCTTTCAACACTTCCAACTCCCTTTTCTCATAATTTATATTGATTTTATCGGAATTAAAGTGAAATTTCTATTATTGTGCATTATCAATAAAACCCCTTGACAAATAACTCCTATTAAAGTATAATTGATAACTGTTGTTTACATTAGTCCATATGTAAGAACATTCCAGATATTTTTGCATATGTATACTATAACCCCCTCCCCTTAGTGGATTAAATACAATAAGGATGGTGCATAAAAAATGTCATACAAGTCGGCGTTTCTTGACCAGCAAGAAACGAAAACTGAAGATGAACTAAAAGAAGAAATTGAAGATCTTGAGTTTCAAATGTTTCGAATCCAAGATAACTTGAAAGAAATTGCAAAAAAGTGGCAAGTAATTGGTGTTGAGCAAACAAAAGAAAATAATTGGGTCATCGTCTATGCAGCTGATGATGGTGACACATGTAAAATCATGCTCAATGATTGTGAAAGTGCCTTTTTAGGAAAATGGGATTTTTCCATCCAGGCATCATATGCTGATGAGAACACCATTCACATCGGTGATATTAAAGGTCCAGAAAATAAAGGCTATGGTTCTATCCTAATCAATTACCTTAAGGAACTCGCCAAAGAGCAAAATATTCATATGATTACTGGTGACATCGCAAAGCGAGACTGGGATCATAAAGACCGCCTCGTTCACTTTTATAAAAAACACAATTTTAAAGTAAACATAGATAAAGAAACTAAATCCGGTGAGATTGAATGGCGTCTAACTTAAATAACTACTTGATTTAGTTGCTTAATTTAACAGAACATGTTATAGTTATGTCTTATTGCTTATGAGCACTTAAAGTTCTTGGATTTTCATTCCTACGTAAATTAAACACATTTATATATAAAACTATATTTAGCATTTACGAGTAAAATCATCTGGCATCTTAAAACACTTTGTTAGTTAGCCTTATTATTAGTGGCACGGCCAAGGAGCCGTAATGATAAAAGAGAGGTAGGGCTTTTGTTTTTTAGGGTTTAAGAGTACAGAAAGACATTATCGCGGCAAAATTTTAAGTTATAAATTTCATAAGATTAGAAAACTTTGGCACCTTGCCATTACTTTTCTTACACTTAGGGAACATAGGTTATGGCACCGATCGGATATCCACCGCCAAAATCTTTCCCAGCACATTAAAAAAACGAGCCTGGATTAGGAACCCTTGCTCGTTTTTCCAATTTTATTTCACTACAATATAAGCAATCATTGGTCCATTTTGCTCAATCGTCTCATGAGCAGTACAAACAATCCTGTAAATTCCCTTTTTATCAAAGCGAACCTTCACCCTTGTTTCTTCGCCCTTTTTCACTTTCCCAGATATATCCGTACCCTCAATATAAAAAGGATGTTCTTTTCCTTTTGGAACAAAAACAGTACCAGGATCCCAACGATAAACTTCTATTTCTTTCCCGTCTTCAGTCTCGGATTCGAATTCTGTCGTAATGATGTTGATTACTAACTCTTCACTATTTGCAGAGACCACATCTGCCTGAACTAATTGAACACTCATCATAAAGCATAAAAATCCGATGATTAGTAATTTTTTCATATTATTCACCTCCAAAGGAAGTATGCACTATTTTTCCTTTTTTATGCATAAAAAGGAGCCTCGATAGGAGCACTATAATAAAATATTAGAGTAGATTTATATCATAGCCTCTTTCTTTTAACTGGGACAAAATTTTTTCTCGGTGGATTTTATTCTTCGTTTCTAACGAGAGAATTAACTTAGCGTACCCTGGTAAAATGTACTCTCCAACATGTTCTAGTGAAATTGATAAGACATTTCCTTCAAGCTCTGAAATAAATTGTAATACCTCTTGTAGATGACCTGGTTTATCTTTTAGGATCGTTGAAAAATGAACAAATCTCCCCGCTTCAACCATCCCATGTTCGATAATTCTCGAAATAAAATTAACATCGACATTGCCACCACTTAAGATTGAAACTACTTTTTTTCCTTGAATAGGAACTTTTTTATAAAGTAAAGCAGCTAAAGCACTTGCTCCTGAACCTTCAACAAGTAACTTGTTCCTCTCAAGAACCATGAGCATCGTCCTTGAAATCTCCATTTCATCAACACAAAAGATATCATCTACATAGTTACGAATAATTTCAAAGTTTTGTAACCCCGGTTTTCTAACAGCAATCCCGTCTGCCATGGTAGGTTCTGCCTCTACTTCAATAGGTGTCATCGCTTGTAACGATTGTTTCATACTTGGACATGATAACGCTTGAACCCCATATACTTTAATGGCTGGATTGAGTGTTTTTACAACTAAAGCTATACCTGCAATTAATCCACCACCTCCTACGGGGCAAATAACAGCATCCATAGTAGGTAATTGCTCCATTAATTCTAAGCCGATTGTTCCTTGTCCAGCAATGACTGCATGATCATCAAAAGGATGAACAAAGGTTGCACCTGTTTTCTGTTGCATTTCAATTGCAAAATGTAATGCTTCATCAAAGCTATTCCCTTTTAAGACCACTTCTGCTCCATAACGTTTTGTAGCTTCAACCTTACTTAGTGGAGCTCCTTTTGGCATAACGATTGTACAGGCGATTTTTAACATTTTAGATGAATAAGCAACTCCTTGGGCATGATTTCCTGCCGAGGCAGCAATTACCCCTCGTTGAAGTTCTTCACCCGTAAGTGAAAATAATTTATTACAAGAACCTCTAACTTTAAATGAACCTGTCTTTTGTAGATTTTCTAGTTTCAGGAAAACATCATTATTAGATAGCTCACTAAACGTACTTGAATAATCAAGTGGCGTTACATGAACAATTCCCTTCATTTTCTCTTTGGCTTTTTCTACATCTATTAAATTTATTGTCATAACGATCTCACCTTCTCCCAAATCAGATACCTCTATTTTTCACAAGCCTTATCACAATATACAAAATGAAAAGCTTAGATCATTTGATCCAAGCTCTTAAATATCTTTAACGCCACTCGCGATACTTAGCTTTATCCTTATCTTTACAATATTTCTCCCACTTCGGGACATAGCCATTTTCTTTTAATTTCAGATGATGTTTCTCCATTTTCTTTAACATTTTTTCGCCTTTTTCTTCAGTAAGAACACCAAAATCTACATACAATTTAATCATTTCCGTTTTATTTGCTAAAATCACTTCTGTAATCGCTTGTAACTCTTGCTTTTGGGCATCAGATAATTCAACATCACTGTTTATTCCGTCACAATCCATATGTGCATGTGTAACACTTCCTAAACTTAGACACAAACAGAACGCTACAATACAACTAAAATATAGTTTTTTCATGCTTATCACTCCTAATTTTGGTTTCAAAGGTAGCTTTTGTAAAAAAAATATTTTATCCGTTTTAATAATAACTCAACTTTCGCAGAGTGAAATCGGCAAATAAGCCTTGATATAATTAGGTAGGCCTGAGATCCACTGCTCCAGTTGACTTTGTATTAACTTTTTGATTTTCTTATTTGTTTGTTCAAGCGCATCTTGAAGAAGCTCGATTAGCTGCTGTAAAGCAACAGCCCAATCAAGTTCATTGACTTCGTCACATAGCTCGTAAAAAAGACCTCCAATCGTACGTTGGTCGGTGTTACAGCGGTTTTGCCAAGATAGCACGATAAAACGAGCAAAGACAATAGTTGTATGGCTTATAAGCGCATCATATGAACGGCTTTGAAACTCTTTTTCAAGTTTTAAGAGTGATTTGGCCGTCTTAAAGAAAACCTCAATATCCCAACGCATTCCATAGATTCGAACGATTTCTTGTTCGGAAAGAGTGCGATCGGTGCTGAGGATGGCTAGCCATTCGCTTTTCTTGTTTCTATTTCGAATAAATACAACTTTAATTGGTGTTCCATTAGCCATAGTTGTATGAATGGAACGAAGTATTCCTTTCCTTGATTGAACGGGTCCAGCTAGGCGGTAAAGCTGTTTTAATGAAACCATTTCTCCGCTTACGTTGTAACGCTGTTTTGTTTCTTTGACCATGCCAATCACGTCTAATCCTTGATCAACAATGTTTTTGACAAGTGGTGGCAAAGTAAACCAAGAATCCATGAGGACATAACTGGCTTCTATTCCACTATCTAACGCACGTCTGATCATGTCTGGGATTTGTTCAGGCAAAGTTTGTAGGGCATTTTCCCGACGTTTATAACCGCATGTGCGTTTGTCTATATGTTCGGAGATTCCATTGATTTGTGACGTTTTGGAACTGACCAAGGAAAAGTCAATCGGCATAAATGTATGCCCGTCAGACCACCCCATAGTCAACATACGGAACCCCTTATAGAAACGCATTTTAAGAGAGGCATGGTCAAAACAACGTGCAAGTAATTCAACCTTTTTACTACGATTTCGATCATAAGCAGAATCATCAAAAACGAACACTTTTGGACGACTTTTGTCAGTAAGGCGACTCACTTTCTTAATTGTAAAGGTGCTTAATAGCAGTAAGAAACGGCGCCAATTAAATGTTGATTGATTTAAAAAACGATAGACAGAATCCTTGGCAGGAAACTTATCTGCCTTCTTTGAATCAAGAAGGGTGTACCAATTTTTATGTTGAAATATCAAACAAAAAATGAGTTGAAATAAGTAAGAACAGCTGAAACCAAAGGACTTTTTAATTCCAGCCTTGCGTAGATGTTTAGACATTTCCAGCTCAGAAAAAACAGAATCAAGTTCATTTGGCAGTTGATTGTATTGGCTATTTTGGTCTATCATATAGGGAGCACCTCTTCTGTATGGTAGTGTTTTCTAGTCAATTACACTATACCAAAAGAACGAGGTGTTTTTCATTTTTCATTAACATTGTCAAGTAACATAATGAAAAGGCCGCAGGCCTTTAACAATCAACGTGGATCACCTACTTTATTGGTGCGAAAGTTGAGTAATAAAAAAAGGCCTAATCAAATGATTAGACCCCAGCTTTTTTACTCTAAAAATCGTTTTCTCATCTCTGGAGACGGGAGCTTACAAGCATCAGACTTTCCAAACCACTTATAGCGATTTTTAGCAATGATATCATAGAAAAAATCGCGCAAAGAAATCGGCACTAACGTAAAAAGTTTAAAAAGTGACCAAAATCCATCTAAATGGCTACAAATTCTTAAAGCAGCTGAAGATTTTGTAAAATAGCGTTCGTTTTCAAGTAAGACAAGGCTATTGATATTTTTGGGAATCCCAAACTCGGCAACTAATTTTTGTCCGACTTCACTTTGAAGAGAAGCGAAATGAAAGTAAGCTTTCTCATCTCTTTCAATTATAAATTGAACACTTCGGTTGCAAAAATTGCATACTCCATCAAACAAGATAATCGCTTTATAATCGACTGTCATCAACCCCATTAAGCCACCCTTTAATCTCACCAATAACAGACTCTACACATCCATCTTTAAATGGTGAAATTAAATTTGCAACCGCGACTAGTTCAGTAAATGATTGGCTTCCACCTTGTTTACAAAGATGAACATAATCAGCCCAAGCCCCTTCTTGATCTTCATTTGCACGCTTCCAAAATTGGAATGCACAAATTTGTGCTAATGTGTAGTCAATATAATAAAATGGGCTATTAAAAATATGACCTTGTTGATGCCAGAAACCACCACGCTCTAAATACTCATTCTCATCGTAATTGCGGTGCGGTAAATAACTTCTTTCAATCTCTCGCCAACCTCTCTTGCGCTCTTCTGGCGTAATATTTGGATTTTCGTATACAAAATGCTGGAATTCATCAACAGCAACTCCATAAGGAATAAATAAAAGCCCGTCACTTAAATGGTCAAACTTATATTTAGCCGTGTCCTCTTTAAAAAATAGCTCCATCCAAGGCCAGCAGAAAAATTCCATGCTCATAGAGTGAATTTCACACGCCTCATAGGTTGGAAATTGATATTCAGGAACTGCAAACCCTCGGCTCAAAAACACCTGAAACGCATGCCCAACTTCATGTGTCAGAACATCTATATCTCCACTTGTACCATTAAAGTTAGCGAAGATGAACGGTGAACCATACTTTTCAACATACGTGCAATAGCCTCCCCCAGCTTTTCCTTTTTTACTTAGGAGATCTAAAAGTTGCTTTTCTCTCATAAACGTAAAAAATTCATCGGTTTCTTGAGACAATTCACTGTACATTTTCTCACCATTAGCGACAATCCATTCAGGGTCCCCTTTTGGAGCAGCGTTACCTGTTTTAAAAGAAAAACGGTCATCATAATATTTTAGTTCATCGACACCAATTCTAGCTCGTTGCCTTTCTTTTAACTCATTTGCAACAGGGACAATGAAATCCTTTACTTGCTTACGGAAATTTGCTACCATTTCACCGTTATAATCAATTCGATTCATTCTTGCATATCCAAGCTCAACAAAATTAGAAAATCCTAGTTTTTGAGCAATTTTCGTTCTCACTTTTACTAACTTGTCATAAATATTATCAATTTTCTCCTCATTTTCTGAAAAGAATTTGTATTTTGCTTCCATCGCTTTTTTTCTCATTTGGCGATCAGTTGCTAACTGAAACGGAACTAATTGAGAAAGGTTTCGCTCTTCACCTTCAAAATCAATTTTTGCTGAAGCGATAAGTTTTGTGTACTCACTTGAAAGCTTGTTTTCTAGCTGCAATTCTTCGACAACTTCTGGAGAAAACGTTTTTTGCGATAGTTCAGCCATCGCAAATAATTGCTTACCCCACTTTTCTTCTAATTCACTACGATAACTAGATTTAGTTAACGCTTCATAATAGCGGTTAACAAAGCCTTGATAAAGAGGGTCAACCTCATCAAAAAAATCTTGCTCCTCTTTGTAAAATTCATTAATCGTATCAATTGTGTATCTAATGTACACAATTTGCATCATTGACTCAAACTCATTACGAAGCTTATTAATTTCTGCCATCATTAAGTCTTGAGTTTCAAAAGTTTCTGCAGTTGAAAATTGTACAAGTAATTCATTAAACGTAACTTCCATTTCTTTCATGTCTGGTCTTACATACTCAAAATGTTGAAAATCCATTAACCTCTTCCTCTCTATGTAACATACTTTATTATTATTCGCCTAGATGTAGTAAATCACCTTTCCTATAGTTAAATAATAGTACTTTTGATCATTAATTCTCAAGTAAAGTAACTGCGTAATTAGCAAGTTTAAATTGTCCCTGTATTTTTGAACTTTTTATGAACTAAAATTTTCTAGTAAGCTAAAATCACCTAACCTAGCAAAGTCATGGTATAATAGTTAGGTCTAATTTTAATATAAAAGTGAGGTTCTGTTTACGTGCTATATTATCGTGAATATCTAAACAGCGATGTAAAACCTTGGGTTACGTTTATTCATGGTGCTGGCGGAAACTCCAACACTTTTTTTAAACAAATAAAAGACTTTCGCAAGCACTTCAATGTTCTCCTTATTGATCTAAGAGGACACGGTAAGTCAAAGAAATCCCATTGGCAAAAAGGTGATTCCTTTGTTCAAATTTCCGATGATGTCATTGAAGTACTAGATCATTTAAATATTAAAGAAACACATTTTGTTGGCATATCGCTCGGAACGATTGTCGTTCAAACAATGGCTCAAAAGCATCCAGAGCGAATCAGCTCCATGATTCTCGGGGGAGCTATTATTAAGCTTGATATACGAACAAATTTCTTGATTACTATGGGGAATTTAGGAAAGCACATTATTCCCTACATGTGGCTTTACCGATTATTTGCATGGATTATTATGCCAAGAGCCTCTCATTCCGAATCTCGAAACGCCTTTGTTGATCAAGCGAAAAAAATGTGCCAAAAAGAATTCATTAAGTGGTTCTCTGTTACAAGAGCGCTCAATCCATTTCTAAGTAAACTTCAGCGCGATTTCTTTAATATCCCAACGCTTTTCGTCATGGGGAAAGAAGATTACTTGTTTCTTCCACCAGTCGAAGAATTAGTTGGTCAAAACGATCAACTAGCATTAGAGTGTATTGAAAATTCAGGTCATGTCTGTAACATAGATCAGCCAGAAAAGTTTAATACAACATCAATTAACTTTATTTATCAGATTGATTATCATAAAACCAATAATTTAGCTACTTCAAACTACATTTAATTAAGAGGACGCTTGTAAGAAAATATTGACTTAACAAACTTACAAAAAAACCGCTAACAAGCGGTTTTTTTGTTATTCATAAACTAAGTTAGTTGCAATATGTAGCCTAAATATGTGATTACTTAATTATTTTTACTTTCTCTTGCAGCCTTTTTCCTCGCTTTTTTACTTAGCGTTTGTTCTGCTCCAAATTCTGTATCATTTTCTTTACCAACACCGCTTTGGTTTTGATTTTTATTTTTTTTACCCATGCTTTTTCCTCCTTTTAAAACATACAAAGAATCAAATGGAAAATGCTACATCTTTTGCAACTATATTAATTTTTCCTATTTATTCAGTGAATTATTCCTAGATTTAAATTTTAACTAATATTCTATTAACTAGATCCATTTTTTATGAAGGACAAAGTCGACGAAAGCTTCATTGGCTTTAGATAAATATGTTTTCTTTTTCCAGGCAAGACCTAATGAAAGAGTAATTGGTGGAGTTAACGATAGAGGTACGAAATCAGCATCATCTTGAATGACCATTTTTAAGAATAGAGTGACACCTAGCCCCTTTCTAGTTAATGATTTTGTTAAGGAGATTTGGTTCGTTTCAAAAGCGATGTTTGGGATAAGACCTAACTCTTGAATATGGTTGATTACAAGATCTCTTTGAAAGTACCCTTCCTTAAAGAGAACGAGCGGTTCTTTAGCCAATTGTTCGTATGTAATGCTACCCTTACTGGCTAGAGGATGATTAAATGGAACACAAACAACCATCTCTTCGTTAATAATCGGAATTGCCTCAAGCTCAGTCGTACTGTCATCAAGGATAACAACACCTAAATCAATTTGATCCTTTTCAATACTGGCTTGGATTTGCTTCGTACCATCTTCAACAATTGATATACGGAGATTTGGATACGTTTTTTTAAAAGCAACAATGATATTTGGAAAATAATATGAGCCCATCATTGACGGTAATCCTAGCTTTACCTCACCTCTTTCTAAGCCACATAATTCGGCCATCTCTAGCCTCGCTTCCTCTAATTGGTCAAAAATCTTTTGAACATGAACAAAAAAACGTTCCCCTTCTACCGTTAAGCGCACTGCTCTGTCATGACGATGAAATAAGATTACCCCTAACTCTGTTTCTAACTTTTTAATAGCAATACTTACCGCCGGTTGAGCAATATACAGAATTTCAGCCGCTTTCGTAAAGCTATTCCACTTTGCTGTTTCATAAAAACATTGTAGTTGCCGAATTTCCATCCATCAACACACTCCCATAAATATTATTTATGTTATTTATAAGTATTATATATTTTATTTATCTTTGTGGCGATAGTACGATTAGTCCATAAAATCCAATGCAAAGGATGATTTTCGTGATCGAACTAAAATCAAAATCATTTTGGCAAGCATCCCTTGCCCTCGGCTTAGCAGCTTTCATTGCCTTTGCTAACCTGTATTTCACCCAGCCGATTTTACCATTGCTAAGTGCAGAATTTTCTGTTTCACCTTTAGCATCTAGCTTAACTGTATCGTTAGCCTTGCTAAGCGTAGCCGTGTTTTTCTTTATATTTAGTTCGATATCAGATTCCATTGGTCGAAAAAAAGTGATGGTAATTGCTATGATCTGTTTACTAATGACTACCCTTGCTATCGCTTTAGTCCAAAGCTTTCATACTCTCTTACTTTTAAGAATGGTCCAAGGAGCTTTTATTGCAGGCATACCAACAATCGCGATTGCCTATATTGGAGAAGAGTTTTCAGCACGAGCATTAAGTGTTGCGATTGGCATTTATATTAGTATGAATTCAATTGGGGGAATGGGTGGAAGGGTTATTAGTGGCGTACTTACTGAATTATTTAACTGGAGAATTGCATTTGTTTTCATCGGCTGCTTGAGTTTTATTTTTATCATTCTCTTTATGAAACTGCTTCCACCATCCAATCATTTTAAAACAAGAAAATTTGAACGGCATAAAGCAGTAACGGATTATTTAGCTCATTTAAAAAATCGAACACTTCGACTCGCTGTACTTGTTGGAGGCTTACATTTTTTCATTTTTGTTGGACTCTACAACTATGTTACCTATTTATTAACCGCTCCACCATTTTCTTTACCAACCGTTTTCATCGGTCTATTATTTTTAACTTATCTGCCAGGTACGATTAGTTCAACACTAGCTGGGAAAACCGCTTTCCTATGGTCACAAAGCATGACAATTGCGGTAGGCATTTTCTTGATGATAATCGGAATTCTTGTTATGCTTTTTACTAATCTATTGGCGATTATCATGGGCTTATTAATTTTAAGCTTCGGCTTTTTCTTTTCCCATTCTGCCTTAAATGCATGGGTAAGTACACGGGCCCTCTTTGCCAAAGCATCGGCATCAGGCTTATATTTAACATCCTATTATGTAGGTGGGAGTCTAGGGAGCTTTTATTTAGGATTTTTTTGGCACTATTGGCATTGGTACGGTGTTCTTGTAGGAACATTACTAGTCCTTATTGTTACTAGCCTGCTAGCCATGCAAATGATGGTCATTGAACATCAAGCGAGCGAAACAAACCCAAACTATCAATTATTGAACGTAAAATAAAGAATGTAGCTGTTATACCTAGAGCATTCTAGATATAACATTCTACATTCTACATACTTACATAACCAAATCAGCTACCTCTCCCTTTGTTACTTTCACTAAATCAGTAACCAGTAGTTCAATCTGCATCCCGATTTTCCCACCACTAACAATGATGGTCGGAATCTTTTCAGCATTAAGATCAATCACTGTCCTAAAAAGCTTTTTCATGCCAATAGGTGAGCAGCCTCCGCGAACATAACCCGTCAAATTAGTAATTTCTTTCACTGGGATTAACTCTACCTTCTTCTCCCCTACAGCCTTCGCTCCTTTTTTTAAGTCTAACTCTTTTTCTACCGGAATGATAAACACAAAATATTGTTTACTCGCTCCCTTTGCTACCAATGTTTTATATACAAAATCAACGTCTTTATTTATTTTATGAGCTACAGAAACACCATCAATTTTTCCATCTTCACTTTCATATGTGTATGTTTCATACTTTATTCTTTCTTTATCTAAA
This window harbors:
- a CDS encoding DUF4395 domain-containing protein; the encoded protein is MLKDIPINYIRTNQVILAVLTLSSIVLQNSWLLLVTFLFVITPLIIGSKGNIAFHIAKRMFPKINGGKTEAAELQRFNQTIAATLLTIAVLVYFFTASWITWLFVGMVFVAVTVALMGYCVGCFFYFQWKKFNYNLKNN
- a CDS encoding GNAT family N-acetyltransferase, translated to MSYKSAFLDQQETKTEDELKEEIEDLEFQMFRIQDNLKEIAKKWQVIGVEQTKENNWVIVYAADDGDTCKIMLNDCESAFLGKWDFSIQASYADENTIHIGDIKGPENKGYGSILINYLKELAKEQNIHMITGDIAKRDWDHKDRLVHFYKKHNFKVNIDKETKSGEIEWRLT
- the ilvA gene encoding threonine ammonia-lyase: MTINLIDVEKAKEKMKGIVHVTPLDYSSTFSELSNNDVFLKLENLQKTGSFKVRGSCNKLFSLTGEELQRGVIAASAGNHAQGVAYSSKMLKIACTIVMPKGAPLSKVEATKRYGAEVVLKGNSFDEALHFAIEMQQKTGATFVHPFDDHAVIAGQGTIGLELMEQLPTMDAVICPVGGGGLIAGIALVVKTLNPAIKVYGVQALSCPSMKQSLQAMTPIEVEAEPTMADGIAVRKPGLQNFEIIRNYVDDIFCVDEMEISRTMLMVLERNKLLVEGSGASALAALLYKKVPIQGKKVVSILSGGNVDVNFISRIIEHGMVEAGRFVHFSTILKDKPGHLQEVLQFISELEGNVLSISLEHVGEYILPGYAKLILSLETKNKIHREKILSQLKERGYDINLL
- a CDS encoding DUF2680 domain-containing protein; this translates as MKKLYFSCIVAFCLCLSLGSVTHAHMDCDGINSDVELSDAQKQELQAITEVILANKTEMIKLYVDFGVLTEEKGEKMLKKMEKHHLKLKENGYVPKWEKYCKDKDKAKYREWR
- a CDS encoding transposase, with translation MIDQNSQYNQLPNELDSVFSELEMSKHLRKAGIKKSFGFSCSYLFQLIFCLIFQHKNWYTLLDSKKADKFPAKDSVYRFLNQSTFNWRRFLLLLSTFTIKKVSRLTDKSRPKVFVFDDSAYDRNRSKKVELLARCFDHASLKMRFYKGFRMLTMGWSDGHTFMPIDFSLVSSKTSQINGISEHIDKRTCGYKRRENALQTLPEQIPDMIRRALDSGIEASYVLMDSWFTLPPLVKNIVDQGLDVIGMVKETKQRYNVSGEMVSLKQLYRLAGPVQSRKGILRSIHTTMANGTPIKVVFIRNRNKKSEWLAILSTDRTLSEQEIVRIYGMRWDIEVFFKTAKSLLKLEKEFQSRSYDALISHTTIVFARFIVLSWQNRCNTDQRTIGGLFYELCDEVNELDWAVALQQLIELLQDALEQTNKKIKKLIQSQLEQWISGLPNYIKAYLPISLCES
- a CDS encoding thiol-disulfide oxidoreductase DCC family protein, with translation MTVDYKAIILFDGVCNFCNRSVQFIIERDEKAYFHFASLQSEVGQKLVAEFGIPKNINSLVLLENERYFTKSSAALRICSHLDGFWSLFKLFTLVPISLRDFFYDIIAKNRYKWFGKSDACKLPSPEMRKRFLE
- a CDS encoding M3 family oligoendopeptidase, which gives rise to MDFQHFEYVRPDMKEMEVTFNELLVQFSTAETFETQDLMMAEINKLRNEFESMMQIVYIRYTIDTINEFYKEEQDFFDEVDPLYQGFVNRYYEALTKSSYRSELEEKWGKQLFAMAELSQKTFSPEVVEELQLENKLSSEYTKLIASAKIDFEGEERNLSQLVPFQLATDRQMRKKAMEAKYKFFSENEEKIDNIYDKLVKVRTKIAQKLGFSNFVELGYARMNRIDYNGEMVANFRKQVKDFIVPVANELKERQRARIGVDELKYYDDRFSFKTGNAAPKGDPEWIVANGEKMYSELSQETDEFFTFMREKQLLDLLSKKGKAGGGYCTYVEKYGSPFIFANFNGTSGDIDVLTHEVGHAFQVFLSRGFAVPEYQFPTYEACEIHSMSMEFFCWPWMELFFKEDTAKYKFDHLSDGLLFIPYGVAVDEFQHFVYENPNITPEERKRGWREIERSYLPHRNYDENEYLERGGFWHQQGHIFNSPFYYIDYTLAQICAFQFWKRANEDQEGAWADYVHLCKQGGSQSFTELVAVANLISPFKDGCVESVIGEIKGWLNGVDDSRL
- a CDS encoding alpha/beta fold hydrolase, whose protein sequence is MLYYREYLNSDVKPWVTFIHGAGGNSNTFFKQIKDFRKHFNVLLIDLRGHGKSKKSHWQKGDSFVQISDDVIEVLDHLNIKETHFVGISLGTIVVQTMAQKHPERISSMILGGAIIKLDIRTNFLITMGNLGKHIIPYMWLYRLFAWIIMPRASHSESRNAFVDQAKKMCQKEFIKWFSVTRALNPFLSKLQRDFFNIPTLFVMGKEDYLFLPPVEELVGQNDQLALECIENSGHVCNIDQPEKFNTTSINFIYQIDYHKTNNLATSNYI
- a CDS encoding LysR family transcriptional regulator — protein: MEIRQLQCFYETAKWNSFTKAAEILYIAQPAVSIAIKKLETELGVILFHRHDRAVRLTVEGERFFVHVQKIFDQLEEARLEMAELCGLERGEVKLGLPSMMGSYYFPNIIVAFKKTYPNLRISIVEDGTKQIQASIEKDQIDLGVVILDDSTTELEAIPIINEEMVVCVPFNHPLASKGSITYEQLAKEPLVLFKEGYFQRDLVINHIQELGLIPNIAFETNQISLTKSLTRKGLGVTLFLKMVIQDDADFVPLSLTPPITLSLGLAWKKKTYLSKANEAFVDFVLHKKWI
- a CDS encoding MFS transporter, which produces MLSAEFSVSPLASSLTVSLALLSVAVFFFIFSSISDSIGRKKVMVIAMICLLMTTLAIALVQSFHTLLLLRMVQGAFIAGIPTIAIAYIGEEFSARALSVAIGIYISMNSIGGMGGRVISGVLTELFNWRIAFVFIGCLSFIFIILFMKLLPPSNHFKTRKFERHKAVTDYLAHLKNRTLRLAVLVGGLHFFIFVGLYNYVTYLLTAPPFSLPTVFIGLLFLTYLPGTISSTLAGKTAFLWSQSMTIAVGIFLMIIGILVMLFTNLLAIIMGLLILSFGFFFSHSALNAWVSTRALFAKASASGLYLTSYYVGGSLGSFYLGFFWHYWHWYGVLVGTLLVLIVTSLLAMQMMVIEHQASETNPNYQLLNVK
- the ybaK gene encoding Cys-tRNA(Pro) deacylase — translated: MAKEKKTNAMRILDKERIKYETYTYESEDGKIDGVSVAHKINKDVDFVYKTLVAKGASKQYFVFIIPVEKELDLKKGAKAVGEKKVELIPVKEITNLTGYVRGGCSPIGMKKLFRTVIDLNAEKIPTIIVSGGKIGMQIELLVTDLVKVTKGEVADLVM